In a single window of the Pseudomonas entomophila genome:
- the rluC gene encoding 23S rRNA pseudouridine(955/2504/2580) synthase RluC, whose product MTTNTPPTSGVQLIEVAPELAGQRIDNFLITALKGVPKTLVYRILRKGEVRVNKGRIKPEYKLQAGDIVRVPPVRLPERDEPAPVAQGLLQRLEAAIVYEDKALIVMNKPAGIAVHGGSGLSFGVIEALRQLRPDAKELELVHRLDRDTSGLLMIAKKRSMLRHLHAALRGDGVDKRYMALVRGHWPTSKKQVNAPLQKSNLRSGERMVEVNDEGKEALTMFRVLRRFGEFATIVEARPITGRTHQIRVHALHAGHMIAGDSKYGDEDFSREIRELGGKRLFLHAYQLTVPLPDGGELKLEAPVDEVWAKTVERLSAT is encoded by the coding sequence ATGACGACCAATACCCCTCCGACTTCCGGCGTTCAGCTGATCGAAGTCGCGCCGGAGCTTGCCGGCCAACGCATCGACAATTTCCTCATCACGGCCCTCAAGGGCGTGCCCAAGACGCTGGTCTACCGCATCCTGCGCAAGGGTGAAGTGCGGGTCAACAAGGGCCGGATCAAGCCTGAGTACAAGCTCCAGGCGGGTGACATCGTGCGGGTGCCGCCCGTCCGCCTGCCCGAACGTGACGAACCGGCGCCGGTGGCCCAGGGGCTGCTGCAGCGCCTGGAGGCGGCGATTGTCTACGAAGACAAGGCGCTGATCGTGATGAACAAGCCGGCCGGTATCGCCGTGCATGGTGGTAGCGGCCTGAGCTTTGGCGTGATCGAAGCGTTGCGCCAATTGCGCCCGGACGCGAAAGAGCTGGAGTTGGTGCATCGCCTGGATCGTGACACTTCGGGCCTGCTGATGATCGCCAAGAAGCGCAGCATGCTGCGCCACCTGCATGCCGCGCTGCGTGGTGATGGTGTCGACAAGCGCTACATGGCGCTGGTGCGTGGGCACTGGCCAACCTCGAAGAAGCAGGTCAATGCGCCGCTGCAAAAGAGCAATCTGCGTTCCGGCGAGCGCATGGTCGAAGTGAATGACGAAGGCAAGGAGGCGCTGACGATGTTCCGCGTGCTACGCCGTTTTGGTGAGTTCGCCACCATCGTCGAGGCGCGTCCGATCACGGGGCGCACCCATCAGATTCGCGTGCATGCGCTGCATGCCGGGCACATGATTGCCGGCGACAGCAAGTATGGTGATGAAGATTTCAGCCGTGAAATCCGCGAGCTGGGTGGCAAGCGTTTGTTCCTGCACGCCTACCAGCTCACCGTGCCACTGCCGGATGGTGGTGAGCTCAAGCTCGAGGCGCCGGTCGACGAGGTGTGGGCCAAGACCGTGGAGCGCCTGAGTGCGACCTGA
- the plsX gene encoding phosphate acyltransferase PlsX: MSAQIIAIDAMGGDFGPRNIVQASIACLSATPSLHLTLVGQPSLLEDLVSGQSAADRARLQIVAASEVIGMDERPSQALRGKPDSSMRVALELVRDGKAQACVSAGNTGALMALSRLVLKTLPGIDRPAMVAAIPTQAGYCQLLDLGANVDCSAENLYQFAVMGSVAAQALGVHRPRVALLNIGTEDIKGNQQVKLAASLLQNARGLNYIGFVEGDGLYRGEADVVVCDGFVGNILLKSSEGLATMIGARIEALFRGSVLARAAGALAMPLLRRLQADLAPARHNGASFLGLQGIVIKSHGSAGVQGLQSAIQRALIEIQENLPQRLHGRLEDLLP, from the coding sequence TTGTCCGCTCAGATCATCGCGATCGACGCAATGGGCGGGGACTTCGGTCCCCGCAACATTGTCCAGGCTAGCATTGCCTGCCTTTCGGCTACTCCCTCGCTGCACCTGACCCTCGTCGGTCAACCCTCCCTACTTGAAGATCTCGTCAGTGGCCAATCGGCTGCGGATCGCGCGCGCCTGCAAATTGTTGCGGCCAGTGAGGTGATCGGCATGGACGAGCGGCCGTCGCAAGCGTTGCGGGGCAAGCCTGACTCGTCGATGCGCGTCGCCCTCGAACTGGTCCGTGACGGCAAGGCTCAAGCCTGTGTGAGTGCTGGCAATACCGGCGCGCTCATGGCGCTGTCGCGCCTTGTGCTCAAGACCCTGCCGGGTATTGATCGGCCAGCGATGGTCGCGGCTATCCCGACCCAGGCTGGTTACTGCCAGCTGCTTGATCTTGGGGCTAACGTCGATTGCAGTGCGGAAAACCTCTACCAGTTTGCCGTGATGGGCTCGGTGGCCGCCCAGGCCTTGGGTGTTCATCGGCCGCGAGTGGCGCTGCTCAATATCGGCACCGAGGACATCAAGGGCAACCAGCAGGTCAAGCTCGCCGCCAGTCTTTTGCAGAATGCCCGTGGCCTGAACTACATCGGTTTCGTCGAGGGTGACGGTTTATATCGTGGCGAAGCCGATGTGGTGGTCTGCGATGGCTTTGTCGGCAACATCCTGCTCAAGTCCAGCGAAGGTCTGGCCACCATGATTGGGGCGCGTATCGAAGCGTTGTTCCGGGGCAGTGTACTGGCGCGCGCTGCTGGCGCCTTGGCCATGCCGCTGCTCAGGCGGCTGCAGGCCGACCTGGCACCGGCGCGGCATAATGGCGCAAGCTTCCTCGGGTTGCAGGGAATCGTCATCAAGAGCCATGGTTCGGCGGGCGTTCAAGGTTTGCAGAGTGCCATTCAGCGAGCTTTGATCGAGATCCAGGAGAACCTGCCGCAACGCTTGCATGGGCGGCTCGAAGACCTGCTGCCGTGA
- the rpmF gene encoding 50S ribosomal protein L32 codes for MAVQQNKKSRSARDMRRSHDALSENALSVEKTTGEVHLRHHVSPEGVYRGRKVIDKGADE; via the coding sequence ATGGCTGTTCAGCAGAACAAAAAATCCCGCTCTGCCCGTGACATGCGCCGTTCCCACGACGCTCTGTCGGAAAACGCGCTGTCGGTAGAAAAAACCACCGGTGAAGTACACCTGCGTCACCACGTTTCGCCAGAAGGCGTATACCGTGGTCGCAAAGTGATCGACAAGGGCGCTGACGAGTAA
- the tnpA gene encoding IS66-like element accessory protein TnpA produces the protein MRRRSSYPKPFKAQVVQECLQPGATVSSVAINHGINANVIRKWLPLYRDQPAAASLPAFVPLKAAPKRQVPLARHSPRLRGRTRQRTTPGVGVGPAVAARRCRRCD, from the coding sequence ATGCGCCGACGAAGCTCTTATCCGAAACCGTTCAAAGCCCAGGTCGTTCAGGAATGCCTGCAACCTGGCGCAACCGTGTCCAGTGTCGCCATCAACCACGGCATCAATGCCAACGTCATCCGCAAATGGCTGCCGCTCTATCGAGATCAGCCCGCAGCGGCTTCACTACCAGCTTTCGTCCCGCTAAAAGCCGCACCTAAACGGCAAGTTCCACTGGCCCGGCATTCGCCACGGCTGCGAGGTCGAACTCGACAGCGAACAACTCCAGGCGTTGGTGTTGGGCCTGCCGTGGCAGCACGTCGGTGCAGGCGGTGTGATTAG
- a CDS encoding YceD family protein, protein MLNDQIPSHVDPRKLADRGVTLEGSLQLADLERLCDPLSDTVGTVQAKFDFERDEQHVVVIHSELDVAVKMVCQRCLELVTLPVHSECTYAVVKEGANTQSLPKGYDVLELGEDPLDLQALIEEELLLALPIVPAHHPEECQQPAGADEPEPSKDEVSRSNPFSVLAQLKRDPNV, encoded by the coding sequence ATGTTGAATGACCAGATTCCATCTCACGTTGACCCGCGCAAATTGGCTGATCGTGGTGTAACCCTCGAGGGTTCGCTGCAACTCGCTGATTTGGAAAGACTCTGCGACCCGCTTTCCGATACTGTCGGTACGGTGCAGGCGAAGTTCGATTTTGAGCGAGACGAGCAGCACGTTGTGGTTATCCACAGCGAGCTTGATGTCGCGGTCAAAATGGTTTGCCAGCGTTGTCTTGAGCTGGTCACCCTTCCCGTCCACAGCGAATGTACATACGCCGTGGTTAAGGAGGGTGCAAATACCCAGTCGTTGCCGAAAGGCTATGACGTGCTGGAACTGGGCGAAGATCCTTTGGATCTGCAGGCGCTGATCGAGGAAGAGTTGCTGCTCGCTCTCCCCATCGTACCTGCTCATCATCCGGAAGAATGCCAGCAGCCGGCGGGCGCAGATGAGCCCGAGCCGAGCAAGGACGAGGTATCGCGGTCCAACCCGTTCAGTGTTTTGGCGCAGTTAAAGCGTGACCCAAACGTTTAG
- a CDS encoding HAD family hydrolase, whose translation MKKHYELLIFDWDGTLADSIGRIVQAMNLAAVRAGEAPSSDEAIKGIIGLALAEAIATLYPHLDSRQVESFRQHYADVYMALDQQPSPLFDGVVESLEAFRHEGYRLAVATGKARRGLDRVLRANGWEGYFDITRAADETRGKPHPLMLEEILAHCQVEPERALMVGDSAFDLQMASNAGVHSVAVGYGAMSLQALAEFGPQVCIEHFSQLREWLAGRAHCNFQGR comes from the coding sequence ATGAAAAAACACTACGAACTGCTGATCTTCGACTGGGACGGCACCCTGGCTGACTCCATCGGGCGCATTGTCCAGGCCATGAACCTGGCTGCCGTGCGTGCTGGCGAGGCGCCGAGCAGTGACGAGGCAATCAAGGGCATCATAGGGTTGGCTTTGGCGGAGGCGATCGCCACGCTTTACCCGCACCTCGATTCGCGGCAGGTCGAGTCCTTCCGCCAGCACTACGCCGATGTCTACATGGCCCTGGATCAGCAGCCGTCGCCGTTGTTCGACGGCGTGGTCGAGTCGCTGGAAGCCTTCCGGCACGAGGGGTATCGTCTGGCTGTCGCCACCGGCAAGGCGCGCCGCGGGTTGGATCGGGTGCTCAGGGCCAATGGTTGGGAGGGTTACTTCGATATCACCCGTGCCGCAGACGAGACCCGTGGCAAGCCGCACCCGCTGATGCTCGAAGAGATCCTTGCCCATTGCCAGGTCGAACCCGAGCGGGCGTTGATGGTCGGAGATTCAGCGTTCGACCTGCAGATGGCCAGTAATGCTGGTGTGCACTCGGTGGCAGTCGGTTACGGGGCCATGTCCCTGCAGGCCCTGGCCGAGTTCGGGCCGCAGGTGTGCATCGAGCATTTTTCCCAGTTGCGCGAATGGCTGGCCGGCCGCGCGCATTGCAATTTCCAAGGTAGGTGA
- the tnpC gene encoding IS66 family transposase codes for MTFSPNLDQMTPEQLRALAAQAVQLQSQVEAMSRKIQNDEILIEQFKFEIALLKRHKFAKRSEQISPAQSSLLDDLLDTDLEAIEAELNQLLPDAPQAEPRQSPKRAPLPPQFPRTVIRHEPENNQCVCGCQLQRIGEDVSEKLDYTPGVFTVEQHVRGKWACRQCETLIQAPVPAQVIDKGIPTAGLLAHVMVAKFADHLPLYRQEKIFGRAGLAIARSTLAQWVGQTGVRLQPLVDALREAVLNQGVIHADETPVQMLAPGEKKTHRAYVWAYSTTPFSGLKAVVYDFSPSRAGEHARNFLGDWNGKLVCDDFAGYKAGFEQGITEIGCMAHARRKFFDLHVANKSQLAEQALHSISGLYEVERQARDMSDEERWRIRQELAVPILKKLHDWMLAQRDLVPNGSATAKALDYSLKRWVALTRYLDDGAVPIDNNQVENQIRPWALGRSNWLFAGSLRSGKRAAAIMSLIQSARMNGHDPYAYLKDVLTRLPTQRASEIGQLLPHQWVPA; via the coding sequence ATGACTTTCTCGCCCAACCTCGACCAGATGACCCCGGAACAGCTTCGTGCCTTGGCGGCACAGGCGGTGCAATTGCAATCCCAGGTCGAGGCGATGAGCAGGAAGATTCAGAACGATGAAATCCTCATCGAACAGTTCAAGTTCGAAATCGCCCTGCTCAAACGGCACAAGTTTGCCAAGCGCAGCGAGCAAATCAGCCCGGCGCAAAGCAGCTTGCTGGATGACCTGCTCGACACAGACCTTGAAGCTATCGAGGCCGAGCTAAACCAGCTTCTCCCAGATGCGCCACAGGCCGAACCACGACAATCCCCGAAACGTGCGCCTTTGCCGCCGCAGTTTCCACGCACGGTGATTCGTCACGAACCCGAAAACAACCAGTGCGTCTGTGGTTGCCAACTTCAACGCATCGGCGAAGACGTCAGCGAGAAGCTGGATTACACGCCGGGCGTGTTTACCGTCGAGCAACATGTGCGGGGCAAATGGGCCTGTCGCCAGTGCGAAACCCTGATCCAGGCACCGGTGCCAGCCCAGGTTATCGACAAAGGTATCCCGACCGCAGGTTTGTTGGCCCACGTGATGGTGGCCAAGTTTGCCGATCACTTGCCGCTGTACCGGCAGGAGAAAATCTTTGGCCGCGCCGGGCTGGCAATTGCTCGCTCGACCCTGGCGCAGTGGGTCGGACAAACCGGCGTGCGGCTTCAGCCACTGGTCGATGCACTGCGTGAAGCCGTGCTGAACCAGGGCGTGATCCACGCTGATGAGACACCGGTGCAAATGCTTGCGCCAGGCGAGAAGAAAACCCACCGGGCCTATGTCTGGGCGTACAGCACGACGCCGTTTTCAGGGCTCAAAGCGGTGGTTTACGACTTCAGCCCAAGCCGTGCTGGCGAACATGCGCGCAACTTCCTGGGTGACTGGAACGGCAAGCTGGTCTGCGACGACTTCGCTGGCTACAAAGCCGGTTTCGAACAAGGCATCACTGAAATCGGCTGCATGGCCCACGCCCGACGCAAGTTCTTTGATTTGCACGTGGCGAACAAAAGTCAGCTGGCTGAACAGGCCCTGCACTCGATCAGCGGCTTGTACGAGGTCGAACGTCAGGCGCGGGACATGAGTGATGAAGAGCGCTGGCGAATACGACAAGAATTGGCGGTGCCGATCCTCAAAAAACTTCATGACTGGATGTTGGCTCAGCGAGACCTGGTGCCCAATGGATCAGCCACGGCCAAAGCCCTCGATTACAGCCTGAAACGCTGGGTAGCGCTGACGCGCTACCTGGATGATGGGGCTGTGCCTATCGACAATAACCAGGTCGAAAACCAGATACGGCCATGGGCACTCGGGCGCTCGAACTGGTTATTTGCGGGATCCCTGCGCAGCGGTAAGCGGGCCGCAGCAATCATGAGTTTGATCCAGTCGGCGCGCATGAATGGGCATGATCCGTATGCCTATCTCAAAGATGTGCTGACGCGGCTGCCGACCCAACGGGCCAGTGAGATCGGACAGTTGCTGCCGCATCAGTGGGTGCCGGCATGA
- a CDS encoding Maf family protein translates to MLPLLLASSSPYRRELLARLRLPFAWASPDLDEQRLNDEPAVELVRRLARQKAEALAGTHPNHLIIGSDQVAVLGEQILGKPHTFERACEQLLAASGQHVTFLTGLALLNTTTGQCQVDCVPFTVVLRELTREQVERYVTAEQPLDCAGSFKAEGLGVSLFQNTHGCDATSLIGLPLIRLVDMLHKEGVQAP, encoded by the coding sequence ATGCTTCCCTTGTTACTGGCTTCCAGCTCCCCCTATCGCCGCGAACTGCTCGCTCGCCTGCGCCTGCCTTTTGCCTGGGCAAGCCCCGACCTAGACGAACAGCGTCTGAATGACGAACCCGCCGTCGAACTGGTACGACGCCTGGCGCGCCAAAAAGCCGAGGCACTGGCTGGCACTCACCCCAATCATTTGATAATCGGCTCCGACCAGGTAGCGGTGCTTGGGGAGCAGATCCTTGGCAAGCCGCACACCTTCGAGCGCGCGTGCGAGCAGTTGCTGGCCGCCAGCGGGCAGCACGTCACCTTCCTGACCGGCCTGGCGCTGCTCAACACCACCACCGGGCAATGCCAGGTCGATTGCGTGCCGTTTACCGTGGTATTGCGCGAATTGACCAGGGAGCAAGTGGAGCGCTACGTGACAGCCGAACAGCCGCTCGACTGCGCCGGGAGCTTCAAGGCGGAGGGATTGGGCGTGAGCCTCTTCCAGAACACCCACGGCTGTGATGCCACAAGCCTGATTGGGCTGCCGCTGATTCGATTGGTGGACATGCTGCACAAGGAAGGCGTGCAGGCACCCTGA
- the rne gene encoding ribonuclease E translates to MKRMLINATQPEELRVALVDGQRLYDLDIESGAREQKKANIYKGKITRIEPSLEAAFVDFGSERHGFLPLKEISREYFKKAPEGRVNIKEVLSEGQEVIVQVEKEERGNKGAALTTFISLAGRYLVLMPNNPRAGGISRRIEGEERNELREALNGLTVPGDMGLIVRTAGLGRSSEEMQWDLDYLLQLWTAIKEASLDRTAPFLIYQESNVIIRAIRDYLRQDIGEVLIDSIDAQEEALTFIRQVMPQYASKVKLYEDSVPLFNRFQIESQIETAFQRVVDLPSGGSIVIDPTEALVSIDINSARATKGSDIEETALQTNLEAAEEIARQLRLRDIGGLIVIDFIDMTPAKNQRAVEERVRECLEADRARVQVGRISRFGLLEMSRQRLRPSLGESSGIVCPRCSGTGIIRDVESLSLAILRLIEEEALKDRTAEVRAQVPIPVAAFLLNEKRNSITKIELRTRARIIILPNDHLETPHFEVQRLRDDNPDVLNNQSSYEIASSEAEEAPQPTATRTLVRQEAAVKTAPARSNAPAPAAAEEPAAPVAPVQSAPEPSLFKGLVKSLVSLFAGKEEPAAAPAVNTEKPAAERSSRNEERRNGRQQSRNRGGRRDEERKPREERNERTPREERQPREERAPREERAPREERQPRQPREDRRGNREERVRELREPLDAAPAAREERQPREERAPREERTPREERGPREERAPREERAPREERAPREERAPREERAPREERAPREERAPREERAPREERQPRPPREERQLRPDEQVAEQAAEQAEEQLPNEELLQDEQEGADGERPRRRSRGQRRRSNRRERQRNANGELIEGDEDSSEEQQPQQHQATELGADLAAGIAVTAAVATSNISADAEVEANQQAERANATVAEPQVEIAEVVAEQVSITPVVEQPVSEPAVAIEPSIEPVVEVAPQPVVEAAVEQPAAIVEAAVESAPVVEAGEIEKAPVIETVETPVTEQPAPQVEAEPAEAQAEVAAAAEPAPVVAEQAPVEEAAAPVEPSTIMLPNGRAPNDPREVRRRKREAEAAAAALAAAQAPAEALESADEHKPHHG, encoded by the coding sequence ATGAAAAGAATGCTGATTAACGCAACTCAACCCGAAGAGTTGCGTGTAGCCCTGGTGGACGGCCAACGCCTCTACGACCTGGACATCGAGTCCGGCGCCCGTGAGCAGAAAAAGGCCAACATCTACAAAGGCAAGATCACTCGGATCGAGCCCAGCCTTGAAGCCGCCTTCGTCGACTTCGGCTCCGAACGTCACGGCTTCCTGCCGCTGAAGGAAATCTCCCGCGAATACTTCAAGAAGGCCCCCGAAGGCCGGGTCAACATCAAGGAAGTACTGAGCGAAGGCCAGGAAGTCATCGTCCAGGTCGAGAAGGAAGAGCGCGGCAACAAAGGTGCCGCCCTGACCACCTTCATCAGCCTGGCCGGCCGCTACCTGGTACTGATGCCCAACAACCCGCGCGCCGGCGGCATCTCCCGTCGCATCGAAGGCGAGGAGCGCAACGAACTGCGTGAAGCGCTGAACGGCCTGACCGTTCCGGGCGACATGGGCCTGATCGTGCGCACTGCGGGCCTGGGCCGCAGCAGCGAAGAAATGCAGTGGGACCTCGACTACCTGCTGCAGCTGTGGACCGCCATCAAGGAAGCGTCCCTCGACCGCACCGCGCCGTTCCTGATCTACCAGGAAAGCAACGTCATCATCCGCGCCATCCGCGACTACCTGCGCCAGGACATCGGCGAAGTGCTGATCGACAGCATCGATGCCCAGGAAGAAGCCCTGACCTTCATCCGCCAGGTGATGCCGCAGTACGCCAGCAAGGTCAAGCTGTACGAAGACAGCGTGCCGCTGTTCAACCGCTTCCAGATCGAAAGCCAGATCGAGACCGCCTTCCAGCGCGTCGTCGACCTGCCGTCCGGTGGCTCGATCGTCATCGACCCGACCGAAGCCCTGGTCTCCATCGATATCAACTCGGCGCGCGCCACCAAAGGCAGCGACATCGAGGAAACCGCGCTGCAAACCAACCTTGAAGCGGCCGAAGAGATCGCTCGCCAGCTGCGCCTGCGCGACATCGGCGGCCTCATCGTCATCGACTTCATCGACATGACCCCGGCGAAGAACCAGCGCGCCGTCGAAGAACGTGTGCGCGAGTGCCTGGAAGCCGACCGCGCCCGCGTGCAGGTTGGCCGCATTTCGCGCTTCGGCCTGTTGGAGATGTCCCGCCAGCGCCTGCGTCCATCGCTGGGTGAGAGCAGCGGCATCGTCTGCCCGCGCTGCTCCGGCACCGGCATCATCCGTGACGTCGAATCACTGTCGCTGGCGATCCTGCGCCTGATCGAAGAAGAAGCCCTGAAGGACCGCACCGCCGAGGTGCGTGCCCAGGTACCGATTCCAGTGGCCGCCTTCCTGCTCAACGAGAAACGCAACTCGATCACCAAGATCGAACTGCGTACCCGCGCGCGCATCATCATCCTGCCGAACGATCACCTGGAAACCCCGCACTTCGAAGTCCAGCGCCTGCGCGACGACAATCCGGACGTGCTGAACAACCAGTCCAGCTACGAGATCGCCTCGAGCGAAGCGGAAGAAGCCCCGCAACCGACCGCCACTCGCACCCTGGTTCGCCAGGAAGCTGCGGTCAAGACCGCACCGGCTCGGTCCAACGCCCCGGCACCGGCCGCAGCTGAAGAGCCAGCCGCACCGGTCGCGCCCGTACAGAGCGCCCCGGAGCCGAGCCTGTTCAAGGGCCTGGTCAAGTCGCTGGTCAGCCTGTTCGCTGGCAAGGAAGAGCCTGCCGCCGCACCGGCCGTGAACACCGAGAAGCCGGCCGCCGAGCGCTCGTCGCGCAACGAGGAGCGTCGCAACGGACGCCAGCAGAGCCGCAACCGTGGTGGCCGTCGCGACGAAGAGCGCAAGCCGCGAGAGGAGCGTAACGAGCGTACCCCACGTGAAGAGCGTCAACCTCGCGAGGAACGCGCCCCACGCGAAGAGCGTGCGCCGCGTGAAGAACGCCAGCCACGCCAGCCTCGCGAAGACCGCCGCGGCAACCGCGAAGAGCGCGTACGCGAACTGCGCGAGCCGCTGGACGCCGCACCTGCAGCCCGTGAAGAGCGTCAGCCACGTGAAGAGCGCGCACCTCGCGAAGAGCGCACCCCACGTGAAGAACGCGGACCTCGCGAAGAGCGCGCCCCACGTGAAGAACGTGCACCTCGCGAAGAGCGCGCCCCACGTGAAGAACGCGCACCTCGCGAAGAGCGTGCCCCACGCGAAGAACGCGCCCCACGTGAAGAGCGTGCACCACGTGAAGAGCGTGCACCTCGCGAAGAGCGTCAGCCACGTCCGCCACGCGAAGAGCGCCAGCTGCGCCCTGACGAGCAGGTTGCCGAACAGGCCGCCGAGCAGGCAGAAGAGCAACTGCCGAACGAAGAACTGCTGCAGGACGAGCAGGAAGGCGCCGATGGCGAGCGTCCACGCCGCCGCTCCCGTGGCCAGCGTCGCCGCAGCAACCGTCGCGAGCGTCAGCGCAACGCCAATGGCGAGCTGATCGAGGGCGATGAAGACAGCAGCGAAGAACAGCAGCCACAGCAACACCAGGCCACCGAGCTGGGTGCCGATCTGGCTGCCGGCATCGCCGTGACTGCCGCCGTTGCCACCAGCAACATCAGCGCTGACGCCGAAGTCGAAGCCAACCAGCAGGCCGAACGCGCCAACGCGACCGTCGCCGAGCCCCAGGTGGAAATCGCCGAGGTCGTCGCCGAGCAGGTCTCCATCACCCCCGTGGTGGAACAACCTGTCAGCGAACCAGCTGTTGCCATCGAGCCAAGCATCGAGCCCGTGGTTGAAGTGGCGCCACAGCCAGTAGTCGAGGCAGCCGTCGAGCAGCCTGCCGCAATCGTTGAAGCTGCTGTCGAATCGGCACCGGTAGTGGAAGCTGGCGAGATCGAAAAAGCGCCGGTCATCGAGACGGTCGAGACTCCGGTTACCGAGCAACCCGCCCCGCAAGTCGAGGCCGAGCCTGCCGAAGCGCAAGCCGAAGTGGCCGCAGCAGCCGAGCCTGCGCCGGTTGTCGCCGAACAGGCGCCAGTCGAAGAGGCAGCCGCCCCGGTCGAGCCGTCCACCATCATGCTGCCGAACGGCCGTGCGCCGAACGACCCGCGTGAAGTGCGCCGCCGCAAGCGTGAAGCCGAAGCCGCAGCAGCAGCCCTGGCTGCCGCCCAGGCACCGGCAGAAGCCCTTGAAAGCGCTGACGAGCACAAGCCTCATCACGGTTGA
- a CDS encoding S49 family peptidase has protein sequence MADEWKAPEPEDNEERKSWKLLEKTLLAGVQEQRRARRWGIFFKLLTFVYLFGMLVLFTPLMDVDKAASRSGSHTALVEVRGVIADQEPASADNIVKSLREAFKDAKTKAVVMRINSPGGSPVQAGYIYDEIRRLRGEYPAIKLYAVITDLGASGAYYIASAADEIYADKASLVGSIGVTAAGYGFVGAMDKLGVERRTYTAGEHKAFLDPFSPQKPEETAFWQGVLDTTHRQFIAVVKQGRGERLKDKEHPELFSGLIWSGEQAKELGLVDGLGSASYVAREIVGEKELVDFTVQESPFDRFSKRLGASVAERLAMYMGFQGPSLR, from the coding sequence ATGGCTGACGAATGGAAGGCTCCTGAGCCTGAGGACAATGAAGAGCGCAAAAGCTGGAAGCTGTTGGAGAAGACACTGCTCGCCGGTGTCCAGGAGCAGCGTAGGGCGCGGCGTTGGGGCATCTTTTTCAAGCTGCTGACCTTTGTCTATCTGTTTGGCATGCTGGTCTTGTTCACACCGCTGATGGATGTGGACAAGGCGGCTTCGCGCAGTGGTAGCCACACGGCGCTGGTCGAGGTGCGCGGCGTGATCGCCGACCAGGAGCCGGCCAGTGCCGACAATATCGTCAAGAGCTTGCGCGAAGCGTTCAAGGACGCGAAGACCAAGGCTGTGGTGATGCGCATCAATAGCCCGGGCGGCAGCCCGGTGCAGGCGGGCTACATCTATGACGAGATTCGTCGCCTGCGTGGCGAGTATCCGGCTATCAAGCTGTATGCAGTGATCACTGATCTGGGTGCGTCCGGTGCCTATTACATCGCCAGTGCCGCTGATGAGATCTACGCCGACAAGGCGAGCTTGGTTGGGTCTATTGGTGTTACCGCCGCGGGCTATGGCTTCGTCGGCGCCATGGACAAGCTGGGTGTGGAGCGTCGCACCTACACCGCTGGCGAACACAAAGCCTTCCTCGATCCGTTCTCACCGCAAAAGCCCGAGGAAACCGCTTTCTGGCAGGGCGTGCTGGACACCACTCATCGCCAGTTCATCGCGGTGGTCAAGCAGGGGCGGGGAGAGCGCCTGAAAGACAAGGAGCACCCGGAGCTGTTTAGTGGGCTGATCTGGTCGGGTGAGCAGGCCAAGGAGCTTGGCCTGGTGGATGGGTTGGGCAGTGCCAGCTATGTTGCCCGCGAGATCGTGGGTGAGAAGGAATTGGTGGACTTCACCGTTCAGGAGTCGCCGTTCGATCGATTCTCCAAGCGTCTGGGGGCCAGCGTTGCTGAGCGCCTGGCAATGTATATGGGTTTCCAGGGCCCTTCCCTGCGTTGA